A genomic segment from Montipora foliosa isolate CH-2021 chromosome 9, ASM3666993v2, whole genome shotgun sequence encodes:
- the LOC137971018 gene encoding uncharacterized protein isoform X2 yields MAAAAANSEILEDISKVLQMLEEEITKIHKLCLLRRREIDCCIQQCRPLLKPWPLKSNKSEETTENTAKSSMIHQSEGTVVQGTEITDNEAKEAERQDLAALDGLLAKAQKAREIQTKIDKAAAKANQKKVSSKKPILVTTAHAKEPPLHATKESLSSKPSKPAASKKPSAAGKSAAQRQVLKSTYSSSYGRRPSSAKSLIRPAKSQSSTNVYLDSVIGRNAKEGKQMISDSKQQGSIASSSKRNLTSAGGVNDDSKRHDTVVSLPEVKDGSSLATRLLNAQSIEIRQRRGLDVPDDNVHSSSLIERDHKLENVTGKSPESISELKKGDCLPNSDQADKQEMFDPFGEGAELKLPIKYRRLKATTAKLYSELEHFSEKRESPLPSQQFVQGIESLFDMGDIPTHSELQDKGIALLKEHEKLSKLTSNVVNRSQNLDDDSPWPEVYKCYRLWQIVLNKFNELQKGTQQLLEGVKKSEEGSTALSVGRFSF; encoded by the exons atggctgctgcGGCGGCAAATTCGGAGATTCTGGAGGACATCTCTAAAGTTTTACAAAT GCTGGAAGAAGAAATAACAAAGATTCACAAGCTTTGTCTGCTAAGGAGAAGGGAAATTGATTGCTGTATTCAGCAATGCAGGCCCTTACTCAAACCATG GCCTCTAAAATCTAACAAGAGCGAGGAAACTACAGAAAACACAGCAAAGTCGTCAATGATACACCAGAGTGAAGGCACAGTTGTACAGGGTACAGAAATAACTGATAATGAAG CCAAAGAAGCTGAGAGACAAGATTTAGCAGCACTGGATGGTTTGTTAGCCAAGGCACAGAAAGCAAGAGAGATACAAACAAAA ATTGATAAAGCTGCAGCTAAGGCTAATCAAAAGAAGGTGTCTTCTAAAAAGCCAATTCTGGTCACAA CGGCTCATGCTAAAGAACCTCCACTGCACGCAACAAAGGAATCGCTCTCTTCAAAACCCAGCAAACCTGCAGCATCAAAGAAGCCTTCCGCCGCAGGGAAATCGGCGGCACAGAGGCAGGTCTTGAAGAGTACTTACAGTTCATCATATGGGAGGAGACCCTCATCAGCGAAGTCTCTCATACGGCCAGCGAAGTCACAAAGCTCTACGAATGTCTACCTGGATAGCGTAATAGGGAGAAACGCCAAAGAGGGGAAACAGATGATAAGTGACTCCAAACAGCAAG GGTCAATAGCAAGTTCATCAAAGCGGAACTTGACATCAGCTGGTGGAGTGAATGACGACTCTAAAAGACACGATACGGTGGTTTCTTTGCCAGAGGTTAAAGATGGCTCGTCCTTAGCAACGCGCCTTCTTAATGCGCAATCCATTGAAATAAGGCAGCGTCGTGGCCTGGACGTACCAGATGATAACGTACATTCGTCATCGTTGATAGAAAGGGATCACAAACTGGAAAATGTGACTGGAAAATCGCCAGAATCCATTTCTGAACTGAAAAAAGGAGATTGTCTTCCAAATTCAGACCAAGCTGACAAACAAGAAATGTTTGATCCATTCGGTGAAGGTGCAGAACTTAAGTTACCAATCAAGTATCGCAGACTTAAAGCAACAACCGCAAAATTGTACTCTGAACTGGaacatttttctgaaaaaagagAGAGCCCCTTGCCTTCCCAGCAGTTTGTTCAAGGTATCGAATCATTGTTTGATATGGGAGACATTCCCACTCACAGTGAACTTCAAGACAAAGGTATTGCACTCCTTAAAGAGCAtgaaaaattgtcaaaactTACGAGTAACGTTGTGAACCGAAGTCAAAACTTAGATGATGATTCTCCTTGGCCGGAAGTTTACAAGTGCTACAGACTCTGGCAGATTGTACTCAATAAGTTCAACGAGTTACAAAAAGGGACACAACAGCTTCTTGAAG GTGTAAAAAAATCAGAGGAAGGTTCTACTGCATTGTCTGTTGGGCGATTTAGTTTTTAG
- the LOC137969562 gene encoding kelch-like protein diablo: protein MAENLFGEPTSSPYCWELMQTLDKSRKENSLSDVTLDVGGQMFLAHRCVLAAGSKFFHGLFTSDMTEKSAPVVKLEGIPASVMSHLLSYLYTGEIHVSEANAEDLIASANYLLLPQLKNIACKFLERRMSASNSIFNYLFAEKYECKDLQSYAGELIMQNFGVVGRSKEFLLLSFDLVKDLISRDDIVISSEEEVFEIILEWIDENFAEREQYFAELFSHVRLSTISHHYLYTKMLCNELVQGIERCRQSLMDEVRRRALFEGLGISPQKSRTCLQTHEDAIITCGGLSPDGQIRNSTLCYVPSNKTWYQLAPMLSRRCRHGFSACKGFVYAIGGKGEDSFHSSVERYDPRTNTWSYVAPLAKKVKLVGAATLQGFLYIVGGIEFTPEQGRRRCSTTQKYDPETNSWMPAASLPSRRSSVCLISDAHYLYSVGGLGDDDFLSCNERYDPKLNIWTKMASMKEKRGCACGLCLNNKIYIFGGTVDAFSRHASVSGEVYDIALDEWHAIASMRVPRFHASAVLLRDQIFVFGGIGSESVQHHNSQMVECYDVQTNQWITSHSMPYEETYFRGCGVSLFRGLLQSLKKVPQN, encoded by the coding sequence atggcTGAAAATTTGTTCGGAGAACCGACTTCAAGTCCCTACTGCTGGGAACTGATGCAAACTCTCGATAAATCCCGAAAGGAAAATTCATTGTCAGACGTCACTCTAGACGTGGGAGGACAAATGTTTCTAGCTCATCGATGTGTGTTGGCCGCGGGTAGCAAGTTTTTTCATGGTTTGTTTACGAGCGACATGACAGAGAAATCGGCGCCAGTGGTTAAGCTCGAGGGAATTCCAGCTTCAGTTATGAGTCACCTTTTATCTTACCTCTACACAGGCGAGATACATGTGAGCGAAGCAAATGCCGAAGACTTAATTGCATCAGCAAACTATTTGCTCCTTCCACAACTCAAGAACATTGCATGCAAATTTCTTGAACGGCGTATGTCTGCttcaaattccattttcaaCTACCTGTTCGCCGAGAAGTACGAATGTAAAGATCTGCAAAGTTACGCTGGAGAATTAATCATGCAGAACTTTGGAGTAGTGGGAAGGTCGAAGGAATTTTTGCTGCTTTCGTTCGATCTCGTAAAGGATTTGATTTCAAGGGATGACATTGTGATCTCCAGCGAGGAAGAAgtctttgaaataattttggAGTGGATCGACGAAAATTTTGCGGAGAGAGAGCAGTATTTTGCGGAGCTATTTTCTCATGTGCGATTGAGTACCATTTCTCACCATTATTTATACACAAAGATGTTGTGTAATGAATTGGTTCAGGGAATTGAACGGTGCAGACAATCATTGATGGATGAAGTGCGAAGGCGTGCTTTATTTGAGGGTCTGGGCATTTCACCTCAGAAGTCTAGAACCTGCCTCCAAACTCACGAGGATGCCATCATCACTTGTGGGGGATTGTCACCTGATGGGCAAATTCGCAATTCAACCCTTTGCTATGTACCATCAAACAAAACTTGGTACCAATTAGCGCCCATGCTTTCCAGGAGGTGTCGGCATGGCTTTTCTGCCTGCAAAGGATTTGTTTACGCCATCGGTGGCAAAGGAGAAGATTCCTTTCACTCCAGTGTAGAGAGGTATGATCCTCGCACCAACACATGGAGCTATGTGGCACCGTTGGCAAAGAAAGTTAAACTTGTTGGGGCAGCCACTTTGCAGGGATTTTTGTACATAGTTGGAGGTATCGAGTTTACTCCTGAACAGGGACGAAGACGCTGTAGCACCACACAGAAGTATGACCCTGAAACGAATTCTTGGATGCCAGCAGCATCACTACCCAGCCGTCGCTCATCTGTTTGCCTTATTTCTGATGCACACTATTTGTACTCTGTTGGTGGGCTTGGTGATGATGATTTCCTTTCATGCAATGAGCGTTACGATCCCAAGTTAAACATCTGGACAAAGATGGCTTCAATGAAGGAGAAGCGTGGATGTGCTTGTGGACTGTGCCTTAACAACAAGATATACATATTTGGAGGAACTGTGGATGCATTTTCCAGGCATGCAAGTGTTAGTGGCGAAGTTTATGACATTGCCTTGGATGAATGGCATGCAATTGCTTCGATGCGTGTTCCTAGATTCCATGCAAGTGCAGTCCTCCTGCGAGATCAGATATTTGTATTTGGTGGCATTGGAAGTGAGAGTGTTCAACACCACAATTCTCAAATGGTGGAATGTTATGATGTGCAAACAAACCAGTGGATCACTTCTCACTCCATGCCATATGAAGAGACATACTTTAGAGGATGTGGAGTCAGCCTGTTCAGAGGACTCCTTCAGTCTCTTAAGAAAGTCCCACAGAATTAG